One genomic segment of Thunnus albacares chromosome 18, fThuAlb1.1, whole genome shotgun sequence includes these proteins:
- the rln1 gene encoding prorelaxin H1 → MLWRLSLAVAVVCVGGICNCVKADVMSRLIVPRDYGVKLCGREFIRAVIFTCGGSRWKRSVEGDLDPFQWSSTSDVTAEDNQHNWQRDSEFTDSRSPLHVPSSYSVADLLALYGALGDWQQPLTDSNPLEKSQQSAVLGKQEGNPAVADWPIPSKKKRNFSLGVAGMCCNQGCTKNDIGRLC, encoded by the exons atgctctggAGGTTGAGTCTTGCCGTGGCCGTGGTGTGTGTAGGTGGCATATGCAACTGCGTGAAGGCTGATGTGATGAGCAGACTGATCGTTCCGAGGGACTACGGGGTGAAACTGTGCGGGAGAGAGTTCATCAGAGCCGTCATTTTCACCTGCGGCGGCTCCCGGTGGAAACGCTCCGTAGAGGGAGACTTGG aCCCCTTTCAGTGGAGTTCCACCAGTGACGTTACAGCGGAAGACAACCAGCATAACTGGCAACGTGACTCAGAGTTCACAGACAGCCGTTCTCCTCTCCACGTTCCCTCCTCTTACTCCGTGGCGGACCTCCTGGCCCTTTACGGGGCGTTAGGAGACTGGCAGCAGCCACTGACTGACTCCAACCCACTGGAGAAGTCTCAGCAGTCCGCAGTTTTAGGCAAGCAAGAAGGTAACCCAGCGGTTGCTGACTGGCCCATACCCAGCaagaaaaagaggaactttTCTCTGGGTGTGGCGGGTATGTGCTGTAACCAGGGCTGTACTAAGAATGATATCGGACGCTTGTGCTGA